The sequence below is a genomic window from Nostoc flagelliforme CCNUN1.
CCAACTACTGGAACGCTTAGAAGAGGTTGTCGCAGATCGCACCGCAGAATTGCAAGAGGAAATTAATGTGCGGATGCAGGCAGAAGCGGCACTGCGACAGAGTGAAGAGCAATTGCGCTTAATTACCAATGCGCTGCCAGTACTAATCGCCTACGTGGACGATCAACAACAATATCGCTTTAATAATCAAGCATATCAGGATTGGCTGGGACAATCTCCTAAAGAAATTTATGGTTCCCATCTGCATCAGGTTTGGGGAGAAGATTGCTACCAAAGAATGCAAGTTTATGTAAAAACAGCTTTATCTGGGCAAGCCGTCAACTATGAAAATGATATTCTTTTAAAAGATGGGAGTTGGCGAGCGGTTGATGTAACTTACATCCCTGATGTAGATGACCAGAACACGGTGAAAGGATTTTTCGCCTTGAGTAGTGATATTAGCGATTGCAAAGCCATTGAAAGGATGAAAGATGAATTCATTTCTGTAATTAGCCATGAATTGCGGACTCCCCTAACTTCGTTGCATAGTGCCCTGAAAATCTTAGCTACAGGGCGATTGGGTAGTCTCTCGACCGAAGGACAACAAATGCTAGGAATTGCTGATGACAGCACTGAACGGTTAGTGCGTTTAGTCAACAACGTCCTCGATTTACAGCGAATTGAGTCTGGCAAAGTCATCATGGAATGCCAAGCCTGTAATGCTGCTAATTTGATGATCCAAGCAGCAGAGGCAATGCAAGCAATGGCACAGCAGCATGAAATCACTCTAGTCAAACAACCACAAGATATCTCAGTGTGGGCAGATGCAGATTATATTTTGCAAGCTTTGACAAATTTACTCAGTAATGCCATCAAGTTTTCATCACCTGGGGGGACTGTTTGGCTAACCGTAGAACAAGAGCAAGGTTCCCAAAACCTCCCCAGAGAATTGGTGTTTCGGGTGCGAGACGAAGGGCAAGGCATTCCTGCTGACCAACTCGAACGGATCTTTGAAAAGTTTCAACAAGTAGATTCATCAGATTCCCGCAAAAAAGGTGGAACAGGTTTAGGGCTGACCATCTGTCGCAAAATTATTGAACAACACAACGGCAGAATTTGGGCTGAGAGTACTCCAGGGTGTGGAAGCACCTTTGCATTCACATTACCTACCCTTGAGTGCGTCAATATCTCATGGAGGGGGATCTATGAATACGAAGCGGATTTTAATTATTGATGACGAAGAAACCATTCAAACCGTTGTGCAATTTGGCATCAAAATGGCAGCAGGTTGGAAAGTTTTCACTGCTAGTTCTGGCTTTGAAGGCATTCAGACTGCCCAAACCGAAAAACCTGATGTGATTTTGTTGGATGTGATGATGCCAGACATGGATGGTATTGCTACCTTTAAAGAACTCCAGTCTCATTCTGAAACAGAACAAATACCAGTGATTCTTTTAACTGCCAAAGCACAAACGGCAGAAAAGCGTCAGTTTAATGATTTGGGAGTTAGTGGTGTAATTACAAAACCCTTTAACTCACTGGATCTACCGGAGCAAATTAGTAGAATCCTCCATTGGTAGCCGCATCAATGAAAATCTTGCTTGTGGATGATGACGATTTATTAATTAAAATTCTTACTAGAAATCTGGCAACCCATCACTATGTTGTAGATGTAGTCAAAGATGGAGAAATGGGTTGGACTTATGGCTCCACCTTTGAGTATGACTTGATTGTACTAGATATCATGCTGCCGAAATTGGATGGCATTAGCTTATGCAAGCGTCTACGGACACAGGGATACACCGTCCCAATTCTGTTACTTACGGCTCAAGATAACATTACCGCCAAAGTGCAGGGATTAGATGCAGGTGCAGATGACTATGTTGTAAAACCTTTCGATCCCATAGAACTGATTGCCAGGATTCGGGCATTGCTGAGGCGGGGAAGTAACAATCCCTTTCCTTTACTAACTTGGGGGGATTTGCTCCTTAACCCTAGTACTTGTGAAGTGACTTACAATAGCCGCCCCCTGAACCTAACAACAATGGAGTATGATTTGCTAGAACTTTTGCTGCGGAACTGCCAGCATGTTTTTAGCACTGAAGAACTTCTAGACAAATTATGGTCTTCAGAAGATTTTCCATCTGAGGCAACAGTACGTTCTCATATCCGTCGAGTGCGACACAAGCTAGTTGGGGCCGGTGCGCCTCATGATTTTATCGCTACCATGCATGGACGGGGTTACTACTTAAAAGCACCAAGCACAGAAGAATCAACCACTCAATCGGCGATACCTGCTGTAAATAATGCTGCGGATAACTCTCAAATCGCTGTATCTCTAAAAACGTTGAGTGATTTCTCAAAGTATGATCTTCCTGACGATTCCCAACAACAATACCTGGCTTTTCTCAACGAGACTTGGAAAACTACAAAACCGAAAAGCCTCGACCAGATGACAATTTTGTTACAAGTTGTCAGAGACTTACAAATAAATCAACTCAAACCTCAACAACAAGCACAGGCGCAACAAGTTGCTCACAAACTGGCGGGGAATCTGGGAATTTTTGGGTTAAGCAAAACAATGCACATCGCACGGCAGTTAGAGTATTGGTTGGGTGGTCGAGAACCGCTACAACCGAAACACGCGCCGTTGATGAAAACCCTGGTGATGGCTCTCCAGCAAGACATTGAGCAGACTACAGAGATTCAATTGTCTCAGGTTCCCAATGGGCAATCACCGCTTTTACTGATTGTGAGTTTGGATATCGAGTTTAACCAGTCCTTAGAACCTGTGGCGGCAAGCCGGGGAATTCGCATTCAGATTGCGCCGATGCTGGAGAATATGGCTAAAGCTTTGCTCACAAAAGATTCAGCTTTTGATAGCTTAGACCAAAATCCTGATATCATACTGTTACATTTTCCCTCAATTCCATCCGAACCCCATACTCGCCAAGTAAGTAATTTTTGGGAAACATTGCAGATATTAGCACAGCATTACCCTAGCTTGCCAATTGTCGTGATTAGCGATCGCAGTGAATTGTGCGATCGCTTGGAGGCAATGCGGCGGGGCGGAAAACTGTTTTTGACAGCACCAATTTCTCCTGAACAGGTTATTGACACAGCAGTAAACTTGTTGCGCGGTACTGAGATAACAAAGAAGGTGATGATTCTTGATGACGATCAGG
It includes:
- a CDS encoding response regulator, with amino-acid sequence MNTKRILIIDDEETIQTVVQFGIKMAAGWKVFTASSGFEGIQTAQTEKPDVILLDVMMPDMDGIATFKELQSHSETEQIPVILLTAKAQTAEKRQFNDLGVSGVITKPFNSLDLPEQISRILHW
- a CDS encoding response regulator, with amino-acid sequence MKILLVDDDDLLIKILTRNLATHHYVVDVVKDGEMGWTYGSTFEYDLIVLDIMLPKLDGISLCKRLRTQGYTVPILLLTAQDNITAKVQGLDAGADDYVVKPFDPIELIARIRALLRRGSNNPFPLLTWGDLLLNPSTCEVTYNSRPLNLTTMEYDLLELLLRNCQHVFSTEELLDKLWSSEDFPSEATVRSHIRRVRHKLVGAGAPHDFIATMHGRGYYLKAPSTEESTTQSAIPAVNNAADNSQIAVSLKTLSDFSKYDLPDDSQQQYLAFLNETWKTTKPKSLDQMTILLQVVRDLQINQLKPQQQAQAQQVAHKLAGNLGIFGLSKTMHIARQLEYWLGGREPLQPKHAPLMKTLVMALQQDIEQTTEIQLSQVPNGQSPLLLIVSLDIEFNQSLEPVAASRGIRIQIAPMLENMAKALLTKDSAFDSLDQNPDIILLHFPSIPSEPHTRQVSNFWETLQILAQHYPSLPIVVISDRSELCDRLEAMRRGGKLFLTAPISPEQVIDTAVNLLRGTEITKKVMILDDDQDWLHTLPTLLKPWGFKVTTLADPQQFWTVLEAVTPDALILDVNMPQINGFELCQTLRSDPHWQRLPVLFLSVLTDSASQNQAFTVGADDYLCKPVKGVELANRILRRLQRVKAWAS
- a CDS encoding ATP-binding protein; amino-acid sequence: MKKFQHQRRTYNKHLIQNLFKNAHDAIALIDDHLYFVDMNIAACDLLGLSRKQLKGQALANFITAEFTRQPNSLSFPPAQSLMGELLVSSSAQNQREMEYTLIPNVLPCCHLLLLRDISHRRESMQAELRQQQQRVELFSEVTLKIRQSLQLKEILHTTVTEVQRILQADRVLIYQVLPDGTGKTISEAVLPDYPTLMDLEFPEEVFPQEYQHLYAHGRVRATVDVHDPAAGLADCLVEFVDQFQIKAKLIVPIVQNLNAQSQNHLWGLLIAHQCDSVRHWVDFELELMQQLADQISIALSQAQLLERLEEVVADRTAELQEEINVRMQAEAALRQSEEQLRLITNALPVLIAYVDDQQQYRFNNQAYQDWLGQSPKEIYGSHLHQVWGEDCYQRMQVYVKTALSGQAVNYENDILLKDGSWRAVDVTYIPDVDDQNTVKGFFALSSDISDCKAIERMKDEFISVISHELRTPLTSLHSALKILATGRLGSLSTEGQQMLGIADDSTERLVRLVNNVLDLQRIESGKVIMECQACNAANLMIQAAEAMQAMAQQHEITLVKQPQDISVWADADYILQALTNLLSNAIKFSSPGGTVWLTVEQEQGSQNLPRELVFRVRDEGQGIPADQLERIFEKFQQVDSSDSRKKGGTGLGLTICRKIIEQHNGRIWAESTPGCGSTFAFTLPTLECVNISWRGIYEYEADFNY